The Streptomyces sp. HUAS CB01 genome has a segment encoding these proteins:
- a CDS encoding ABC transporter substrate-binding protein, with the protein MRRILSAGFAFGVLAAVSACGATGSSSQPDSAGTSGAPTSTTIKALPAKAGSVTIGSAAFPEAELLAHLYAGAMKANGVKADVHANIGERTAYMAALKDGSIGAVPEYSGALLNYLSPGNTARSSEDVYAELQQTARNQNLAVVNYAPAQDADTITVTRKTADKYHLTTIGDLKPVANRLRLGAPAPMRTESYGVPALKKVYGVVFKQFVSLSPSGTVIQTALRNGTVDAANIFSTDPAISRFDLVSLKDPQHIFAAQNIVPVFKQDVLTQPMADACDAVSAKLDTDTLRTLVAEVVDGGDPSTVASNWLKQNDLAKTLN; encoded by the coding sequence ATGCGACGCATCCTCTCCGCCGGCTTCGCATTCGGCGTTCTCGCAGCAGTGAGCGCCTGCGGTGCGACCGGCAGTTCATCTCAGCCGGATTCAGCCGGCACATCCGGAGCACCGACCTCGACCACCATCAAGGCCCTGCCCGCCAAGGCCGGTTCCGTCACCATCGGCTCCGCCGCGTTCCCCGAGGCGGAACTCCTCGCCCACCTCTACGCGGGAGCCATGAAGGCCAACGGAGTGAAGGCCGACGTCCACGCCAACATCGGTGAGCGCACCGCCTACATGGCCGCCCTCAAGGACGGATCCATCGGCGCAGTGCCCGAATACAGCGGCGCCCTGCTCAACTACCTCTCCCCCGGTAACACGGCCCGCTCTTCCGAGGATGTCTACGCGGAACTCCAGCAAACAGCCAGGAACCAGAACCTGGCGGTCGTCAACTACGCGCCCGCCCAGGACGCCGACACGATCACCGTCACCAGGAAGACCGCCGACAAGTACCACCTGACCACCATCGGCGACCTCAAGCCCGTTGCGAACAGACTCCGGCTCGGTGCCCCTGCTCCGATGCGAACCGAGTCCTATGGTGTGCCCGCGCTCAAAAAGGTGTACGGCGTCGTCTTCAAGCAGTTCGTGTCGCTCTCACCCAGCGGGACCGTCATACAGACCGCGCTGCGCAACGGCACGGTCGATGCGGCCAACATCTTCTCCACCGACCCGGCGATCTCCCGCTTCGATTTGGTCTCGCTCAAGGACCCTCAGCACATCTTCGCCGCACAGAACATCGTTCCCGTCTTCAAGCAGGACGTCCTTACTCAGCCAATGGCCGATGCCTGCGACGCCGTCTCCGCCAAGCTCGACACGGACACCCTGCGCACACTGGTCGCCGAAGTCGTGGACGGCGGTGACCCGTCCACGGTCGCCTCGAACTGGCTGAAGCAGAACGATCTCGCCAAGACCTTGAACTGA
- a CDS encoding transposase — MLLATRHGAVLASTAAINQLKALIVSAPDGLRAELRKLKRPAQIAYCAQFRDRPAEDLGHRMTVQVMWSTAQRIQALQAEAKELENEILALVRRHAPELLGLLGVGPITAAQILVSWSHQGRFRSEAAFAAFAGVSPIPASSGLTNRHRLNRSGDGQLNRAMHTITLIRMRLDPSTKTYVARKIAEGKTSRDAQRCLKRVICRQIFKILERPDRNRLGNVEELAQAA; from the coding sequence ATGCTGCTTGCCACCCGTCACGGCGCGGTCCTCGCTTCCACCGCCGCGATCAACCAGCTCAAGGCCCTGATCGTCTCTGCTCCGGACGGGCTCCGCGCCGAGTTGCGGAAGCTCAAGCGCCCCGCCCAGATCGCCTACTGCGCTCAGTTCCGCGACCGCCCGGCCGAGGATCTGGGGCACCGGATGACGGTGCAGGTCATGTGGTCCACGGCCCAGCGCATCCAGGCCCTGCAGGCCGAGGCCAAGGAACTCGAGAACGAGATCCTCGCCCTGGTGCGGCGGCATGCCCCCGAGCTACTCGGCTTGCTCGGGGTCGGACCGATCACCGCCGCCCAGATCTTGGTCAGCTGGTCTCACCAGGGACGATTCCGTTCGGAAGCCGCCTTCGCGGCCTTCGCCGGTGTTTCGCCGATCCCTGCCTCGTCCGGGCTGACCAACCGACACCGTCTCAACCGCAGCGGCGACGGGCAGCTCAACCGGGCCATGCACACGATCACCCTGATCCGGATGCGTCTCGATCCCTCTACGAAGACGTATGTCGCACGCAAGATCGCCGAGGGGAAGACCTCCCGTGACGCGCAGCGGTGCCTCAAACGGGTGATCTGCCGACAGATCTTCAAGATCCTTGAGCGCCCCGACCGGAACCGACTCGGCAACGTCGAAGAACTCGCTCAAGCGGCTTGA
- a CDS encoding CGNR zinc finger domain-containing protein, translated as MGVRVDIGELQEAGFPMGGEPLVALDLADTLITVTEPATDLIGTQDASATWWALQSGSLPPGPVPDAAAMRRLRAAIRDVMDAHLEGRDARPTSLDDINAAAASAPMSPRLVMTAGGIRREERWHTEHGGNAALAAIAAEAIGLLADPERLGLLRRCANPACSMFFLAENKRRKWCTSNICGNRTRVARHYQRTHTDRAGGT; from the coding sequence GTGGGTGTTCGAGTTGATATAGGTGAACTACAGGAGGCGGGCTTCCCCATGGGGGGTGAGCCCCTCGTTGCGCTGGACCTGGCCGACACGCTGATCACGGTCACCGAACCAGCCACAGATCTCATTGGCACCCAAGACGCTTCCGCCACATGGTGGGCCCTGCAGTCCGGAAGCCTGCCGCCCGGGCCTGTCCCCGACGCCGCGGCCATGCGCCGACTGCGCGCGGCGATCCGGGACGTCATGGACGCTCATCTGGAGGGCCGGGACGCCCGGCCCACCTCGCTGGACGACATCAACGCGGCAGCCGCCTCGGCCCCCATGAGCCCTCGGCTGGTCATGACGGCAGGTGGTATCCGCAGGGAGGAACGCTGGCACACCGAACACGGTGGGAATGCGGCATTGGCAGCCATCGCCGCAGAGGCGATCGGGCTGCTCGCCGACCCAGAACGGCTCGGGCTCCTGCGTCGCTGTGCCAACCCGGCCTGTTCGATGTTCTTCCTTGCCGAGAACAAGCGGCGCAAGTGGTGCACCAGCAACATCTGCGGCAACCGCACACGGGTCGCCCGCCACTACCAACGAACGCACACCGACCGAGCCGGTGGCACGTGA
- a CDS encoding DUF427 domain-containing protein: MGLSWQQGPLSSTALGRFLTPEPLPERLLFAERLRRRMKVKYSGEWIADSEDVVLLYEPGRYPVAYFPLSSVRPDVLEASARTTQHRELGETSWFTVDAAGHRTERAAWQLTGLPPYASELEGRVAFAWRAMDAFYEEDDRILGHASDPYHRIDIRDTSRTLEVRSGDTVIARTTRPVVLYESGFAPRWYVPREDIQRKELTSVESQTFCPYKGLASYYDIGESKKAAWSYREAYTEVGRIDDLVSFEPDKVEVYLDGERLHLEPGQHAAVPHGVDRSLGTDEVFSR, from the coding sequence ATGGGACTGTCATGGCAGCAGGGACCGCTCTCCTCCACCGCGCTCGGAAGGTTCCTCACCCCCGAGCCTCTGCCGGAAAGGCTGCTCTTCGCGGAGCGGCTGCGCCGCAGGATGAAGGTGAAGTACAGCGGGGAATGGATCGCGGACAGCGAGGACGTCGTGCTGCTGTACGAGCCGGGACGCTATCCGGTCGCCTACTTCCCGCTCTCGTCGGTACGCCCGGACGTCCTCGAGGCCAGCGCACGCACCACCCAGCACCGTGAGCTCGGTGAGACGTCCTGGTTCACAGTGGACGCCGCGGGCCATCGCACTGAACGCGCGGCGTGGCAGCTCACGGGGCTGCCCCCGTACGCCAGTGAGCTGGAGGGGCGGGTCGCGTTCGCATGGAGGGCCATGGACGCCTTCTACGAGGAGGACGATCGGATTCTCGGGCACGCGTCGGACCCCTATCACCGCATCGACATCCGCGACACCTCCCGCACCCTGGAGGTGCGCTCGGGGGACACGGTGATCGCGCGGACCACCCGGCCGGTGGTGCTCTACGAGTCCGGGTTCGCACCGCGGTGGTACGTGCCGCGCGAGGACATCCAGAGGAAGGAACTGACGTCGGTCGAGAGCCAGACGTTCTGCCCCTACAAGGGGCTGGCCAGCTACTACGACATCGGCGAGTCCAAGAAGGCGGCCTGGTCCTACCGTGAGGCCTACACCGAGGTCGGGCGGATCGACGACCTTGTCTCCTTCGAGCCCGACAAGGTCGAGGTCTACCTGGACGGTGAGCGGCTGCACCTCGAGCCGGGCCAGCACGCCGCAGTACCCCATGGGGTAGACCGGAGCCTGGGAACCGATGAGGTCTTCTCCCGCTGA
- a CDS encoding CGNR zinc finger domain-containing protein — MFDSQRTLAFVNTRLDRPTGLIDQLANRDAAAGWLSGELGYDSPISGRDHAALLELRDSARWILRARSAGLTPPPQDLDVVNAASVAAPRAEQLDGDWNSAVHFAASGSPDANNLTELLAGLASAVVNLAAASENLVECAADDCVVLFLRTDPRRRWHSKRCGNRVRAARSFARHRSGGPP, encoded by the coding sequence GTGTTTGATAGCCAGCGCACCCTCGCGTTCGTCAATACGCGCTTGGACCGGCCAACCGGACTGATCGACCAGCTCGCCAACCGTGACGCTGCGGCCGGATGGCTCTCCGGAGAGCTTGGCTACGACTCTCCGATCTCGGGACGCGACCATGCGGCGCTGCTTGAACTGCGTGACAGTGCCCGCTGGATCCTGCGCGCCCGCAGTGCAGGTCTCACCCCACCACCCCAGGACCTGGACGTTGTCAACGCTGCGAGCGTGGCGGCTCCGAGGGCAGAGCAACTCGACGGCGACTGGAACAGTGCGGTCCACTTCGCTGCCAGCGGATCACCGGACGCGAACAATCTGACCGAGTTGCTGGCCGGCTTGGCCAGCGCGGTCGTGAATCTCGCCGCAGCATCAGAGAACCTCGTCGAGTGCGCCGCGGACGACTGCGTGGTGCTGTTCTTGCGTACCGACCCTCGCAGACGCTGGCATTCGAAGCGCTGCGGAAACCGCGTGCGGGCCGCACGTAGCTTCGCTCGTCACCGCAGCGGCGGGCCTCCGTGA
- a CDS encoding CGNR zinc finger domain-containing protein: MIEWDGVRRTASNRLRACGNDECTLFLLDRSKNNSARWCSMSSCGNRLKARRHDERQKNKVTPH; the protein is encoded by the coding sequence GTGATCGAATGGGACGGCGTCAGGCGCACGGCTTCGAACCGGCTGAGAGCCTGCGGGAATGACGAGTGCACCTTGTTCCTTCTCGACCGGTCGAAGAACAACAGTGCGCGATGGTGCTCGATGTCCAGCTGTGGCAACCGGTTGAAAGCCCGCCGCCACGACGAACGCCAGAAGAACAAGGTCACGCCGCACTGA
- a CDS encoding helix-turn-helix transcriptional regulator, which yields MYPESELATFLRSRREQVKPEQVGLPSSGRRRVPGLRRAELAMLAGLSMEYLERLEQGRDTNPSVAVLAALAQALQMSDDDKRHLALLAMKRHTSALFPSPRPVNDVPRPTLPVLLDLLDPTPACLLGPICNIVAWNASWERLGRPLGALDSNPPNLLRNHFLTSASRRVFTGDDWAAAADELVGFLRSGQPYWGDDDDFRALVHELSVAPEFVTRWAAHSVASQQPDIKQIFHPEAGILHITVEILHVGDGNHWLQVWLPRNEETAAAISALLDTPMRAIPSDTARRQNQAPHSAPDPENGG from the coding sequence GTGTACCCCGAAAGTGAGTTGGCAACATTCCTACGATCGCGCCGGGAACAGGTGAAACCCGAGCAGGTTGGGTTGCCGTCTTCCGGCCGGCGGCGGGTCCCTGGTCTGAGGAGAGCAGAGCTCGCCATGCTCGCCGGCCTGAGCATGGAATACCTGGAGCGCCTGGAGCAGGGCAGGGACACCAATCCGTCGGTCGCCGTGCTCGCCGCGCTTGCCCAGGCGCTGCAGATGTCTGACGACGACAAACGACACCTTGCGCTGCTGGCCATGAAGCGGCACACCTCCGCGCTGTTCCCCAGTCCCCGCCCGGTCAACGATGTGCCGCGCCCGACGTTGCCTGTGTTGCTGGATCTCCTGGATCCCACGCCGGCCTGTCTGCTGGGGCCGATCTGCAACATTGTGGCCTGGAATGCGTCGTGGGAGAGGCTGGGCAGGCCGTTGGGAGCGCTGGACAGCAACCCGCCCAACCTGCTGCGCAACCACTTTCTGACGTCCGCCTCGCGGCGGGTCTTCACCGGCGACGACTGGGCAGCAGCGGCGGACGAGCTGGTCGGCTTTCTGCGGTCCGGCCAACCGTACTGGGGCGACGACGACGACTTCCGGGCGCTGGTCCACGAGCTCAGCGTGGCTCCCGAGTTCGTGACCCGGTGGGCCGCCCACTCAGTCGCGTCCCAGCAGCCGGACATCAAGCAGATCTTCCACCCGGAAGCTGGGATCCTGCACATCACGGTCGAGATTCTCCACGTGGGGGACGGCAACCACTGGCTCCAGGTGTGGCTGCCGCGCAACGAGGAGACCGCGGCCGCGATCAGCGCGCTCCTGGACACGCCGATGCGCGCGATTCCCAGTGACACCGCGCGTCGGCAGAACCAGGCACCGCACAGCGCTCCTGATCCGGAGAACGGGGGGTGA
- a CDS encoding nuclear transport factor 2 family protein, giving the protein MSHASPSEVVRDFCANFGPTYDDAIVMFKRLIHSNVSWQSITTIDHPVESLDAMLENLHRARETMGAERFRVDIHHIQDSGDVVLLHRTDNVMDKDGKLIHALDMMSMFRVKYGKICWSREYFFDSRSFAVDWEN; this is encoded by the coding sequence GTGAGTCACGCATCGCCCTCGGAAGTAGTCCGAGACTTCTGTGCAAACTTCGGGCCCACCTACGACGACGCCATCGTCATGTTCAAGCGACTGATCCACTCGAATGTCAGCTGGCAGTCCATCACAACCATCGACCACCCCGTGGAAAGCCTCGACGCGATGCTGGAGAACCTGCACCGCGCCCGTGAAACCATGGGGGCGGAACGATTTCGTGTGGACATACATCATATCCAGGACAGCGGAGACGTTGTTCTGTTGCACAGGACAGACAATGTCATGGACAAGGACGGCAAGCTGATACATGCGCTCGATATGATGTCGATGTTCCGCGTGAAATACGGGAAGATATGCTGGTCGCGGGAGTACTTCTTCGACTCGCGCTCTTTTGCCGTGGACTGGGAAAACTAA
- a CDS encoding YciI family protein produces MKHFVVTLDFTGTSMDQEVSAAQAAFVHRLYNKTALVLAGPFDDGEGGMAVLRCDSLEQAEKLYRDSPVIRSGHATFKVREWKVLLGEI; encoded by the coding sequence GTGAAGCATTTTGTGGTGACCCTCGATTTCACCGGAACCTCCATGGACCAGGAGGTGAGTGCGGCCCAGGCAGCTTTCGTGCACCGGCTGTACAACAAAACCGCCTTGGTTCTCGCAGGTCCGTTCGACGACGGCGAGGGAGGGATGGCCGTCCTGCGCTGCGACTCTCTTGAGCAGGCGGAAAAGCTCTACCGAGACAGTCCCGTCATCCGCTCCGGCCACGCCACCTTCAAGGTGCGTGAATGGAAGGTCCTGCTGGGCGAGATTTAG
- a CDS encoding alpha/beta hydrolase, protein MAEQQKKISTVGVGIADFSALPERTETTVIPVAAFDGVASRGVLYTRGGERTVVVVSHPRGDNSRHYAAPALLEAGYAFYSHQTRSLHNDIDCEHERLLLDLAAGLSHLKNKLGFENIVFLGNSGGASLLAFYQQQATRTPPDRLMDTAGGEPLDLNAVEMPSADGFVLLAAHPGQGPFMLTSIDPSVVDEDDPLATDPELDMYNAANGYRELPEPSKYSEGFLERYRAAQRARVARLDALARSLIADQKRNRQRMQDPGFADLPLEERSRITRRAVVGSYMVVHRTEADPAFLDLSLHAWKSTRKPGSILGPRPEETNYAPGGFGRVVTPRAWLSTWSGLSTRAKLLESVESIHVPLFVVNFTSDSLAFPDDNQTQFHASPAEDKAMHFVEADHFGLPLPQREQALRPIVEWLTPRFSAAPSN, encoded by the coding sequence ATGGCTGAACAGCAGAAAAAGATCAGTACCGTGGGCGTCGGCATCGCCGATTTCTCCGCCCTGCCGGAGAGGACCGAGACGACGGTCATCCCGGTCGCCGCCTTCGACGGTGTCGCCTCCCGGGGCGTCCTCTACACTCGGGGTGGCGAGCGGACAGTCGTGGTCGTGTCGCATCCGCGCGGCGACAATAGCCGGCATTACGCCGCTCCGGCTCTCCTGGAGGCCGGCTATGCCTTCTACTCCCACCAGACCCGGTCCTTGCACAACGACATCGACTGCGAGCACGAGAGACTGCTGCTCGACCTCGCGGCGGGACTCAGCCATCTGAAGAACAAGCTGGGCTTCGAGAACATCGTGTTCCTCGGAAACAGCGGCGGCGCATCGCTCCTGGCGTTCTACCAGCAGCAGGCGACCAGGACACCCCCGGACAGGCTGATGGACACCGCGGGCGGGGAACCGCTGGACCTCAACGCGGTGGAGATGCCCAGCGCCGACGGGTTCGTCCTGCTCGCGGCGCATCCCGGTCAGGGGCCGTTCATGCTCACCAGCATTGACCCCTCCGTCGTCGACGAGGATGATCCGCTGGCAACGGATCCAGAACTTGACATGTACAACGCAGCCAACGGATACCGCGAGCTTCCGGAGCCGAGCAAGTACTCGGAGGGGTTCCTGGAGCGTTACCGGGCGGCGCAGCGGGCACGGGTGGCCCGGCTCGATGCCCTGGCCCGCAGTCTGATCGCCGACCAGAAGCGTAACCGGCAAAGGATGCAAGATCCGGGGTTCGCGGACCTGCCCCTGGAGGAGCGCAGTCGCATAACGCGCCGCGCGGTGGTGGGCAGCTACATGGTCGTCCACCGGACCGAGGCCGACCCGGCGTTCCTGGACCTGAGCCTGCACGCCTGGAAGTCCACCCGGAAGCCCGGATCCATTCTCGGGCCCCGGCCGGAGGAGACCAACTACGCGCCAGGCGGGTTCGGTCGCGTGGTCACACCACGAGCGTGGCTGAGCACCTGGTCCGGGCTGTCGACACGGGCCAAGCTGCTCGAGTCGGTCGAGTCGATCCACGTACCGCTGTTCGTGGTCAACTTCACCTCCGACAGCCTCGCCTTCCCCGACGACAACCAAACCCAGTTCCACGCCAGCCCGGCCGAGGACAAGGCGATGCACTTCGTCGAAGCCGACCACTTCGGTCTGCCCCTCCCGCAGCGCGAACAAGCCCTGCGTCCCATCGTCGAGTGGCTCACTCCGCGGTTCTCCGCAGCACCCAGCAACTGA
- a CDS encoding homogentisate 1,2-dioxygenase, with product MGRQDLVGIYEDMITRQGFEGRDAYLYRRNEPVKFKRIEGSAAYLDLDGKLLEPTDLAFADGGQLKLFYNPDVSIWVSRRSENMTYTARNADGDELYFVHEGTGVFYTEFGPIPYEPGDYVLLPKGVSYRIRPAGPVNYFLIVESAEEIGFADIGPIGRRAPFDPALLYVPSPELDELGDGRNETGEWPVRLKYDGQYSTVFYDFDPIDAVGWKGDLFPFKINIRDFRPITSDRIHLQPTAHSIFATRSYIVGNLLPRPIEAAPGVEPVPAYHRNVDMDEFVFVHGGTALGLEAPAASLSFLPRGLHHGLPEEIMEQIRKTVKPGDYIDMEFIFVDTARPLLATQEALASKRQQHYLKGKK from the coding sequence GTGGGACGACAGGATCTGGTCGGCATCTACGAGGACATGATCACCAGGCAGGGGTTCGAGGGCCGCGACGCGTACCTGTACCGGCGCAACGAGCCGGTCAAGTTCAAGCGCATCGAAGGCTCCGCGGCGTACCTCGACCTCGACGGGAAGCTGCTCGAGCCCACCGACCTTGCGTTCGCCGATGGCGGCCAGCTGAAGCTGTTCTACAACCCGGACGTGTCCATCTGGGTGAGCCGGCGCAGCGAGAACATGACCTACACGGCGCGCAACGCCGACGGGGATGAGCTCTACTTCGTGCACGAGGGCACCGGTGTCTTCTACACCGAGTTCGGCCCGATCCCCTACGAGCCCGGCGACTACGTGCTGCTGCCGAAGGGCGTGAGCTACCGGATCCGCCCCGCCGGTCCGGTCAACTACTTCCTGATCGTCGAATCGGCCGAGGAGATCGGCTTCGCCGACATCGGTCCGATCGGCCGCCGTGCTCCGTTCGACCCGGCCCTGCTGTACGTGCCCTCACCGGAGCTGGACGAGCTCGGTGACGGCCGCAACGAGACCGGTGAGTGGCCCGTTCGGCTCAAGTACGACGGCCAATACTCCACTGTGTTCTACGACTTCGACCCGATCGACGCCGTGGGCTGGAAGGGCGACCTGTTCCCCTTCAAGATCAACATCCGGGACTTCCGGCCGATCACGAGCGACCGCATCCATCTCCAGCCGACCGCACACAGCATTTTCGCCACGCGGAGTTACATCGTGGGCAATCTGCTTCCCCGTCCCATCGAGGCGGCTCCGGGCGTGGAGCCGGTACCGGCGTACCACCGCAACGTGGACATGGACGAGTTTGTGTTCGTCCACGGGGGGACCGCTCTCGGTCTGGAGGCCCCAGCGGCCAGCCTTTCTTTCCTGCCACGGGGCCTGCACCACGGCCTGCCCGAGGAAATCATGGAACAGATCCGCAAGACGGTGAAGCCGGGCGACTACATCGACATGGAGTTCATCTTCGTGGACACGGCGCGCCCGCTGCTCGCCACGCAGGAGGCCCTGGCCAGCAAGCGTCAGCAGCACTACCTCAAAGGCAAGAAGTAG
- a CDS encoding IS5 family transposase (programmed frameshift), with protein MERLVPDELWELFARVVPPAPTRPQGGGRRRYGDREVLAAIVFVATSGCTWKQLPPSFGPSGPTAHRRFSEWSRARVWAKLHRLVLDELGARGDLDWSRCAIDSVNMRALKGDLTGPNPVDRGKKGSKIHLITERTGLPISVGISGANLHDSQALQPLVRGIPPIRSRRGPRRRKPAKLHADKGYDYDHLRRWLRKRGITHRIARKGIESSTRLGRHRWTIERTMAWLAGCRRLHRRYERKAEHFLAFTAIACTLICYRRLAK; from the exons GTGGAGCGTCTGGTGCCGGATGAGCTGTGGGAGTTGTTCGCGCGGGTGGTGCCACCGGCCCCGACCCGGCCTCAAGGTGGTGGCCGACGGCGGTATGGAGATCGCGAGGTACTGGCCGCGATTGTGTTCGTGGCCACGTCAGGGTGTACATGGAAGCAGTTACCGCCGTCTTTCGGCCCGTCGGGGCCGACCGCGCACCGCCGGTTCAGCGAATGGAGCAGGGCCCGCGTCTGGGCCAAACTGCACCGCCTGGTGCTGGACGAACTCGGCGCCCGCGGAGACCTGGACTGGTCGAGGTGTGCGATCGACTCGGTGAACATGCGGGCTCTGAAA GGGGACCTGACAGGTCCGAATCCTGTCGACCGGGGCAAGAAAGGCTCGAAGATCCACCTGATCACCGAGCGGACCGGTCTGCCCATCTCCGTCGGCATATCAGGCGCCAACCTCCACGACAGCCAGGCCCTGCAGCCCCTGGTCCGTGGGATCCCGCCGATCCGCTCCCGCCGCGGCCCACGCCGACGCAAGCCCGCCAAGCTGCACGCCGACAAGGGCTACGACTACGACCACCTGCGTCGATGGCTGCGCAAGCGCGGCATCACCCACCGCATCGCACGCAAGGGCATCGAATCCTCCACACGACTGGGTCGTCACCGCTGGACGATCGAGCGCACCATGGCCTGGCTCGCCGGCTGCCGTCGGCTCCACCGCCGCTACGAACGCAAGGCCGAACACTTCCTGGCCTTCACCGCCATCGCCTGCACCCTCATTTGCTACCGCCGACTCGCCAAATGA
- a CDS encoding RICIN domain-containing protein — MLVRRQLPNGRRVRPKAAPLPQRQHAHRRRRLAWASAPATAETWARYALDSWTHGRVRRPGQPQSGRCLDATGPSSADATRLQIWDSAGSANQKWALPADPPGGHRPTPGVWAGDSTPPAAGRDVRCGR, encoded by the coding sequence ATGCTCGTTCGCCGTCAACTTCCAAACGGCCGACGAGTACGACCAAAGGCCGCACCGCTGCCTCAACGACAGCACGCCCATCGTCGTCGCCGACTTGCTTGGGCCTCAGCCCCGGCGACAGCGGAGACGTGGGCCAGGTACGCCCTCGACAGCTGGACCCACGGGCGCGTCCGGCGTCCTGGTCAACCGCAGTCCGGGCGGTGCCTCGACGCGACGGGGCCGAGCTCGGCCGACGCAACCCGACTGCAGATCTGGGACTCCGCGGGCAGCGCCAACCAGAAGTGGGCCCTGCCAGCTGACCCACCCGGCGGACATCGGCCGACGCCCGGGGTGTGGGCCGGCGACTCGACCCCGCCGGCGGCAGGCCGCGACGTTCGCTGCGGTCGATGA
- a CDS encoding CGNR zinc finger domain-containing protein → MHAFPGGALALDFAGTLRYRHRSQPREDMPTPESLGAWFRESGITEREITVKAADLREALTLREAVYRLILATMSGQDYDRDALTLVNDYARKPTPVLQLTSRGRHVEASVEQAFAAVAQDAVSVLGGPDVRLLKECSDPECSQVYIDRSRGARREWCAMDPCGNKFKAAAYRARKRLGGKSRASKVSP, encoded by the coding sequence ATGCACGCATTTCCTGGAGGTGCCCTGGCCCTCGACTTCGCAGGAACGCTGCGCTACCGGCACCGCTCCCAACCGCGTGAGGACATGCCCACACCCGAGAGCCTCGGCGCGTGGTTTCGTGAAAGCGGAATCACGGAGCGCGAGATCACCGTCAAGGCCGCGGACCTTCGAGAGGCCCTGACACTCAGGGAAGCCGTCTATCGGCTCATCCTGGCGACCATGTCCGGCCAGGACTACGACCGGGACGCCTTGACACTCGTCAACGACTACGCGCGCAAGCCCACCCCAGTTCTGCAGCTCACCTCGAGAGGGCGGCACGTCGAAGCGTCTGTCGAGCAGGCATTCGCCGCTGTTGCCCAGGACGCCGTCTCGGTCCTCGGAGGGCCGGACGTGCGACTGCTGAAGGAGTGCAGCGATCCCGAGTGCTCGCAGGTCTACATCGACCGATCCCGGGGTGCGCGTCGGGAGTGGTGTGCCATGGACCCGTGCGGCAACAAGTTCAAGGCCGCGGCGTACCGCGCCCGCAAGCGGTTGGGTGGAAAAAGCAGGGCATCCAAGGTCTCGCCGTAG